From a region of the Corallococcus coralloides DSM 2259 genome:
- a CDS encoding DUF2075 domain-containing protein — MHLYSASVPDFIKATREGTLVSRLVSAFEQGQSLAPTSSEQKAWRHSLPPLAAVLDDASFERAYIFLELQMPLSSHRCDALLVGRSARGGRPSAVVVELKQWTHAGRSAIPDTVSLGSRTLLHPSAQARGYADFLHHYHSAFTSSDAEIHACAYLHNLEAPAVLGLLRASHVFGPLTRDVPLFAQADAPLLREYLKDCIGAGDGGPLSEAIRSGQAQPSEKLLDVLIQAVEGHFEWRLLDEQRVAFNTITTHVEQAQRSGGKAVIVVRGGPGTGKSVLAIQLLAHAARHQWRIAHAVGSKAFQTVLQAKTEAFATEMLKRIYNVRYQNRLPLRKMFSTFADIAGVGAREENTFDLVVGDEAHRLWNYRRAKFQNFERQLSNTPMVDEMIRASRVTALFLDDNQTVRADEVGTLEHIRSHAESLRVPVTVVDLNAQFRCSGSESYMQWVDHALGFHAPRSLQWREFQGYDFTLVGSMQEMQERLEAKRRLGNKCRIAAGFCWRWSPPKDNGELVHDVSHPSFSGWSAPWIEKTGRDLVPTQHQYFKWATDEAYFSQVGSIYSIQGFEFDYIGVIFGPDLVWREAAWQADLEKNRDTAFRRDLKRSGTDGTERLRNIYRVLLTRGMRGTLVYFIDHQTRARFEALLQP, encoded by the coding sequence ATGCACCTCTATAGCGCCAGCGTCCCTGACTTCATCAAGGCCACCCGCGAGGGTACGCTTGTGTCCAGGCTAGTCTCGGCCTTCGAGCAGGGGCAATCCCTGGCCCCCACCAGCTCCGAGCAGAAGGCGTGGCGCCATTCCCTGCCCCCCCTGGCGGCGGTACTGGATGATGCGTCCTTTGAGCGGGCCTACATCTTCCTTGAGCTGCAGATGCCCCTGTCCTCGCACCGCTGCGATGCGCTGCTCGTAGGGCGGTCGGCACGAGGGGGCCGCCCCTCTGCCGTCGTCGTAGAGCTGAAGCAGTGGACCCACGCGGGCCGCTCGGCCATTCCGGATACCGTGTCGCTGGGAAGCCGCACCCTGCTCCACCCGAGCGCCCAGGCTCGAGGCTATGCGGACTTCCTGCACCACTACCACTCCGCCTTCACCAGTTCGGACGCCGAGATCCATGCTTGTGCCTACCTCCACAACCTGGAGGCCCCGGCCGTGCTCGGCCTGCTGCGAGCTTCACACGTCTTCGGCCCGCTAACCCGGGATGTCCCGCTGTTCGCCCAGGCCGATGCCCCCCTGCTCCGGGAATATCTGAAGGACTGCATCGGGGCCGGGGACGGCGGGCCCCTGTCCGAGGCCATCCGGTCCGGGCAGGCACAACCCTCCGAGAAGCTACTGGATGTGCTCATCCAGGCGGTGGAGGGGCACTTCGAATGGCGGTTGCTCGACGAGCAACGCGTCGCCTTCAACACCATCACCACCCACGTCGAGCAGGCCCAGCGCTCGGGCGGCAAGGCGGTCATCGTCGTCCGTGGCGGGCCAGGTACGGGCAAGAGCGTACTGGCCATCCAGCTCCTGGCGCACGCCGCGCGCCACCAGTGGCGCATCGCTCACGCCGTCGGCTCCAAGGCCTTCCAAACCGTGCTCCAGGCCAAGACTGAGGCGTTCGCCACAGAGATGCTCAAGCGCATCTATAACGTCCGGTACCAGAACCGGCTGCCGCTGCGGAAGATGTTCTCCACCTTCGCGGACATCGCGGGGGTGGGAGCCCGCGAGGAGAACACCTTCGACCTCGTCGTCGGGGATGAGGCGCACCGGCTATGGAACTACCGCCGCGCCAAATTCCAGAACTTCGAGAGACAGCTGTCGAACACCCCGATGGTGGACGAGATGATTCGCGCCTCGCGCGTCACCGCGCTCTTCCTGGACGATAACCAGACAGTGCGCGCCGATGAGGTCGGTACCCTGGAGCACATCCGCTCGCACGCCGAGTCACTACGTGTCCCCGTTACCGTGGTCGACCTCAACGCCCAGTTCCGCTGCAGTGGGAGCGAGAGCTACATGCAATGGGTCGACCACGCCCTGGGCTTTCACGCACCCCGCTCCCTCCAGTGGCGTGAGTTCCAGGGCTATGACTTCACCCTCGTCGGCTCGATGCAGGAGATGCAGGAGCGGCTCGAGGCGAAGCGGCGGCTGGGCAATAAGTGCCGCATCGCCGCGGGGTTCTGCTGGAGGTGGTCCCCGCCGAAGGACAACGGGGAGCTCGTCCACGATGTGAGCCACCCGTCCTTCAGCGGGTGGAGCGCCCCCTGGATAGAGAAGACGGGCCGGGACTTGGTCCCTACCCAGCACCAATATTTCAAGTGGGCCACCGACGAGGCGTATTTCTCCCAGGTAGGCTCCATCTACTCAATCCAGGGCTTCGAGTTCGACTACATCGGCGTCATCTTCGGACCGGACCTCGTCTGGCGCGAAGCGGCTTGGCAGGCCGACTTGGAGAAGAACCGGGACACAGCCTTCCGGCGCGACCTGAAGCGCTCCGGCACCGACGGGACGGAGCGGCTGCGCAACATCTATCGTGTGCTGCTCACCCGGGGCATGCGAGGTACTCTCGTCTACTTCATCGACCACCAGACACGCGCCCGATTCGAGGCGCTGCTCCAGCCATGA
- a CDS encoding MazG-like family protein has translation MNELQRFLEDLRSFNAEREWSQFHDPKNLSMLLTSEAGELLALLRWVPNTEADAYASQPAARQQLTEEIGDVGIALLLLCDRLGIDLLLALRAKLDLNRAKYPVEQSRGRWTKSES, from the coding sequence ATGAACGAGCTTCAGCGGTTCCTCGAAGATCTCCGGAGCTTCAACGCCGAGCGGGAGTGGAGCCAGTTCCACGACCCCAAGAACCTTTCCATGCTGCTGACGTCCGAGGCCGGAGAGTTGCTGGCGCTGCTGCGCTGGGTGCCCAACACTGAGGCGGATGCGTACGCCAGCCAGCCCGCGGCGCGCCAGCAGCTCACCGAGGAGATTGGAGACGTGGGCATTGCACTACTGTTGCTGTGCGACCGGCTTGGAATCGACCTGCTGCTGGCCCTGCGCGCCAAGCTGGATCTGAATCGGGCCAAGTACCCGGTGGAGCAGTCCCGGGGGCGGTGGACAAAGAGCGAGTCCTGA